A window of Euwallacea similis isolate ESF13 chromosome 10, ESF131.1, whole genome shotgun sequence contains these coding sequences:
- the Pdp gene encoding pyruvate dehydrogenase [acetyl-transferring]-phosphatase 1, mitochondrial yields the protein MVISSSSRQLFKSGKGMRFSKKFSLGLCVNNLASCNTAPFVGSPSFNPKKLSPRLGLLCSCRDLHFSKETTRSVLTKLSPQEVDSILRANEYTHEFMGENSVKSYDSNQLPSNNPIEDTRSEASCLLTKGFLVGVFDGHGGGACAQVVAKRLFNYIMACLLPQDSLMQYISSLPPNQYAKPPDLIETFNDKVQFVEDVRGIYECSFIDFLRELAKEEPKQNFDMSKAIERAFLRLDEDLSKEAMPKDDKLNMKTLTVALSGAVSCITHIDGAHLHVANVGDCCAVLGSLSETNTWVAKKLTEEHNTYNQAELERIYAAHPAQEKQTVIKMDRLLGQLAPLRAMGDFRFKWDKKIMSELVVKNFGEQMVPPNYHTPPYLSTQPDVTHYKLTARDKFLIIASDGLWDCLTPLQAVRLVGEHMKGKVTLSPLKLPRKNMTLSEINDMLLQRKEGLKIKPRDSNAATHIIRHALGGTEYGIDHTKIAQLLTLPEDVVRVFRDDITVTIVYFDTEFLRHCPA from the exons ATGGTAATAAGCTCCAGCAGTAGACAATTGTTTAAATCCGGCAAAGGCATGcgattttccaaaaagtttTCCTTGGGTCTCTGCGTCAATAACTTGGCCAGTTGCAACACTGCTCCTTTCGTGGGCTCACCTTCTTTCAACCCCAAAAAACTATCGCCAAGACTCGGGTTATTATGCAGTTGTAGAGACTTGCACTTCTCAAAAGAAACCACTCGATCTGTGCTCACCAAATTGTCTCCACAGGAG GTGGACAGTATATTACGAGCTAATGAGTATACTCATGAGTTTATGGGAGAAAATTCAGTGAAATCTTATGACTCAAATCAATTGCCATCCAACAACCCTATTGAGGATACTCGATCTGAGGCTTCATGCCTTTTGACCAAAG GTTTCCTGGTTGGGGTATTCGATGGGCATGGTGGTGGTGCATGTGCCCAGGTAGTAGCCAAACGTCTCTTCAATTATATAATGGCCTGCCTCCTACCTCAAGACAGCCTTATGCAATACATCTCGTCCCTCCCACCAAATCAATATGCAAAACCACCAGATTTAATAGAAACTTTCAATGATAAAGTGCAGTTTGTTGAGGATGTTAGGGGAATCTATGAGTGCAGTTTCATTGACTTTTTAAGGGAACTGGCTAAG gAGGAACCCAAACAGAACTTTGACATGAGTAAGGCCATTGAGAGAGCTTTTTTGCGATTGGATGAGGATCTAAGCAAAGAAGCCATGCCCAAGgatgataaattaaatatgaagaCTTTGACCGTTGCGCTAAGTGGCGCTGTCAGCTGCATCACGCACATAGATGGTGCCCATCTTCATGTAGCCAATGTAGGAGATTGCTGCGCTGTGTTAG GGTCTTTGTCTGAGACCAACACATGGGTGGCAAAGAAATTGACGGAAGAACACAATACATACAACCAAGCGGAACTGGAGCGGATCTATGCTGCTCATCCCGCCCAAGAAAAGCAAACTGTGATCAAAATGGATAGGTTATTAGGTCAATTAGCGCCCTTAAGGGCGATGGGCGATTTTAGATTTAAGTGggacaaaaaaataatgtcgGAACTAGTGGTCAAAAATTTTGGGGAACAAATGGTGCCGCCCAACTACCACACGCCCCCCTATCTCAGCACCCAGCCTGATGTCACCCATTATAAACTGACTGCTAGAGACAAGTTCCTGATTATCGCTTCAGATGGGTTATGGGATTGTCTCACTCCCTTACAA GCGGTAAGACTGGTTGGAGAGCACATGAAAGGGAAAGTGACTTTGAGTCCGCTGAAGCTACCTCGGAAGAACATGACGCTAAGTGAGATCAATGATATGTTGTTACAAAGGAAGGAGGGCTTAAAAATTAAGCCGAGAGATTCAAATGCGGCTACACACATCATCCGACACGCGCTAGGCGGCACGGAGTATGGCATCGACCACACGAAAATCGCCCAGTTGCTGACGCTACCTGAGGATGTTGTACGCGTGTTTAGAGACGACATTACAGTTACCATAGTGTATTTCGATACGGAATTCCTGAGACACTGTCCGGCGTAG
- the rnh1 gene encoding ribonuclease H, translating to MHVACLLIESRFLLASCQRPILSINYFINSVMDNLLTSQVSKLIKQLNEAERKAKLLQGEIQDIRIQIATLTESAAGILGGAVISNTTNHFNIAKADCSFKRDLELTDLRSEYQAKKARGDLPTENGYVVVYTDGACENNGKPNARAGIGVWFNDGHPLNISAPVVGRATNNTAEIQAPTKALHVLKEEGFKRVKILTDSQFTINCITMWIKKWRKNQWKLTGGGPVKNKEDLVKLDAICAQFEHIKWEYCAGHRGIKGNEEADKLARQGALQYQP from the exons ATGCACGTTGCGTGTCTGCTCATTGAATCAAGGTTTCTACTAGCATCTTGCCAACGCCCAATTTTATCAATTAACTACTTTATCAATAGCGTTATGGATAATTTATT AACCAGTCAAGTTTCTAAGCTCATCAAACAGCTTAATGAAGCTGAGAGAAAAGCCAAACTCTTGCAGGGTGAAATCCAAGATATTCGCATTCAAATAGCAACTTTAACAGAGTCTGCTGCTGGAATACTTGGAGGAGCTGTGATTAG CAACACCACTAATCATTTTAACATAGCCAAAGCAGACTGCAGCTTTAAAAGAGATCTTGAGCTGACAGATTTAAGAAGCGAATATCAGGCAAAGAAGGCCAGGGGAGATTTACCCACGGAAAATGGTTATGTGGTCGTATATACAGATGGAGCTTGTGAGAACAATGGAAAGCCCAATGCTCGTGCTGGAATTGGAGTGTGGTTCAATGATGGACATCCTCT GAATATTTCAGCACCTGTTGTTGGGAGAGCAACCAACAACACTGCAGAAATCCAAGCGCCTACAAAAGCACTGCATGTGCTCAAAGAAGAAG GTTTTAAACGAGTGAAGATATTGACAGACTCTCAGTTTACAATTAACTGTATAACCATGtggataaaaaaatggagaaagaACCAGTGGAAGCTTACAGGGGGGGGCCCAGTCAAAAACAAGGAGGACTTGGTTAAACTGGATGCTATTTGTGCGCAATTTGAACATATAAAATGG GAATATTGTGCAGGACATAGAGGCATAAAAGGCAATGAAGAGGCTGATAAATTGGCCAGGCAAGGGGCCTTACAGTACCAACCATAA
- the LOC136411579 gene encoding hypoxia-inducible factor 1-alpha inhibitor-like codes for MGEQENTEKKPWSADQLRRYDLDLEQIPRLHYKDPKIDDLIAENKPVVITDSNVIKSAKERWTPEYLEENLGCSGHTVFLSKNHKFKYFDEAKMLTRSNTNGIEFIPPTRKTRMKIVEFMKKLREWKPGNDRLYLQQPLNNTVGPCLVRDFVEFDWEYITKKHNKHNWGPLTSNLLLISQEGNVTPCHYDEQQNFFGQVHGYKRCILFPPRDFECLYPHPVHHPHDRQSMVDFDRPDHIRFPKFKEVKGCETVVEPGDVLYIPIYWWHHVESLMRGGPTVSVNFWYKGGPTSLEYPLKDYQKISITRNVEKMLLEVLQDPREVGPLLRSMVLGRYTE; via the exons ATGGGTGAACAGGAGAATACTGAAAAAAAGCCCTGGAGCGCTGATCAGTTGAGGCGTTATGATTTGGATTTGGAACAGATACCAAGACTGCATTACAAAGACCCCAAAATTGACGATTTAATTGCGGAGAAC aAACCCGTAGTAATAACTGATTCCAATGTAATCAAATCTGCCAAAGAAAGGTGGACACCTGAATATTTAGAGGAGAATTTAGGCTGCTCGGGACACACAGtgtttttatctaaaaacCACAAGTTTAA GTATTTTGATGAAGCAAAGATGCTAACCAGATCTAATACTAATGGAATTGAATTCATCCCCCCTACTAGGAAAACaagaatgaaaattgtagAGTTTATGAAAAAGTTGAGAGAGTGGAAGCCAGGCAATGACAG ACTCTATCTTCAGCAGCCTTTGAATAATACAGTTGGGCCTTGTTTAGTAAGGGATTTTGTAGAATTCGACTGGGAGTATATAACTAAAAAGCACAATAAACATAATTGGGGGCCTTTAACATCAAATTTGCTGCTTATTTCCCAG GAAGGTAATGTGACTCCTTGCCATTATGACGAACAgcaaaatttctttggtcaaGTCCATGGGTACAAGAGATGCATTCTCTTTCCTCCCAGGGATTTTGAATGTTTGTACCCCCACCCAGTGCATCATCCACATGACAGACAAAGCATG GTAGATTTTGATAGGCCTGACCACATACGTTTTCCCAAGTTCAAAGAAGTCAAAGGTTGCGAAACTGTAGTGGAACCAGGAGATGTGTTATACATTCCTATTTATTGGTGGCACCATGTGGAGTCACTAATGCGGGGCGGTCCCACagtttcagttaatttttggTACAAG GGTGGTCCTACTAGCCTGGAATATCCCCTCAAGGACtatcagaaaatttcaatcacCCGAAATGTGGAGAAGATGCTACTGGAAGTGCTTCAGGATCCCAGGGAAGTTGGCCCGCTGCTTAGGAGCATGGTTTTAGGCCGTTACACCGAGTGA
- the HDAC1 gene encoding histone deacetylase HDAC1 isoform X2: MATQPHSRKRVCYYYDSDIGNYYYGQGHPMKPHRIRMTHNLLLNYGLYRKMEIYRPHKATAEEMTKFHSDDYIRFLRSIRPDNMAEYNKQMQRFNVGEDCPVFDGLYEFCQLSAGGSVAAAVKLNKQASEICINWGGGLHHAKKSEASGFCYVNDIVLGILELLKYHQRVLYIDIDVHHGDGVEEAFYTTDRVMTVSFHKYGEYFPGTGDLRDIGAGKGKYYAVNIPLRDGMDDEAYESIFVPIISKVMETFQPSAVVLQCGADSLTGDRLGCFNLTVKGHGKCVEFVKKYNLPFMMVGGGGYTIRNVSRAWTFETSVALGVEIANELPYNDYFEYFGPDFKLHISPSNMANQNTPEYLEKIKTRLFENLRMLPHAPGVQVQAIPEDAINDESDNEDKVDKDERLHQKDVDKRIVPENEFSDSEDEGEGGRRDNRSYKGRKRPRLEKNAETKDVEEKPKEDVKEKTPVEQESR, from the exons ATGGCTACACAACCTCATAGCCGCAAACGAGTGTGCTATTATTACGATA gCGATATAGGAAATTACTACTATGGACAAGGGCACCCTATGAAGCCCCACAGAATTCGCATGACCCATAATTTGCTCCTAAACTACGGTCTTTACcgcaaaatggaaatttat AGGCCTCATAAAGCTACTGCCGAGGAAATGACAAAGTTCCACTCCGACGACTACATAAGGTTCTTGAGGTCAATTAGGCCTGACAATATGGCAGAATACAACAAACAAATGCAGCGTTTCAACGTCGGGGAAGATTGCCCTGTGTTTGATGGCTTGTATGAATTCTGCCAGCTTTCTGCAGGGGGCTCAGTAGCTGCAGCTGTTAAGCTCAACAAACAAGCCTCAGAAATATGTATTAATTGGGGCGGAGGCCTACATCATGCCAAAAAATCTGAAGCATCTGGGTTTTGTTATGTTAACGACATTGTCTTGGGGATTTTGGAACTGCTCAAGTATCATCAACGGGTGCTTTACATTGATATTGATGTGCATCATGGAGATGGGGTGGAAGAGGCATTTTACACCACTGATAGGGTCATGACTGTGTCTTTCCATAAATATGGGGAATATTTCCCTG GTACTGGAGATTTAAGGGATATTGGGGCTGGCAAAGGCAAGTATTATGCAGTAAACATTCCTTTGAGGGATGGCATGGATGATGAAGCTTATGAAAGCATTTTTGTGCCTATTATCAGCAAGGTTATGGAGACTTTCCAGCCTAGTGCTGTG GTACTCCAATGTGGGGCTGACTCGTTAACTGGGGATCGCCTGGGATGTTTTAATTTGACTGTTAAAGGACATGGGAAATGTGTGGAATTCGTCAAGAAGTATAATCTTCCTTTTATGAtg gtTGGTGGTGGAGGATACACTATTAGAAACGTCTCCAGAGCTTGGACCTTCGAAACCTCAGTAGCCCTGGGTGTAGAAATTGCCAATGAACTGCCATACAACGATTATTTTGAGTACTTTGGCCCAGATTTCAAGCTGCACATCAGCCCAAGCAACATGGCCAACCAGAACACGCCCGAGTACCTAGAGAAAATCAAAACAAGGCTGTTTGAGAATTTGAGGATGTTGCCTCATGCACCTGGCGTCCAAGTGCAGGCCATTCCTGAAGACGCCATCAACGATGAGAGCGACAACGAGGATAAGGTGGACAAGGACGAAAGACTACATCAGAAAGACGTGGACAAGAGGATTGTACctgaaaatgagttttcaGACAGTGAAGATGAAGGGGAAGGCGGGAGAAGGGACAATAGGAGCTACAAGGGTAGGAAGAGACCCCGTTTAGAGAAGAATGCGGAGACCAAAGACGTTGAGGAGAAGCCAAAGGAGGACGTTAAAGAGAAAA CGCCGGTCGAGCAAGAAAGTAGATGA
- the LOC136411582 gene encoding myosin-8-like isoform X1 yields MTELIISRGDTFPRALLDTYRSSKNGDFYSDLSSSKSDELVLQNPGDIPLPEEIHHGHSENLLDSGCLSPTQEDFLDKPDLLFPKYRNKRASVYARIDPEDSIRDIVSENDFYKFVLFKKHYEKYLHLSQKYEEARNIAYYLEEKYHEVKTERDDLIQQREEIAKRLESNECLLREKEDDIFLNLERVIYLEEQCDKLRAEKEKLLEHKALIVKERDETLRLLQEQAKESEYNRRRLERARQEVVHHLTKIKNEKEHLERENDKLKEELEAERKGMVRYVSQIQRSRTDVPDLAERRVAMLKSPEYPGSTLASQFQKAVEHLANCKQKKCSVCAYAKASYKRISPSRHNRKLFGCLQTPFLEMRNMIKPPRSPLHRGEGESLSEWFCPIDNSPPSTSTAGGYVQSECSSLSLPFAELSISYMDDVSDTSSEYLRDHKDEDGFSQDHRNSYRGFGSDSGFSSDVCGEYKSNATTPKEEKFGHRAILDETDCAKLTRTKWTASFRKIIRRIKK; encoded by the exons ATGACGGAATTGATTATTTCTCGTGGAGACACTTTCCCGAGGGCCCTGCTAGACACCTACCGGTCCAGCAAAAACGGCGACTTTTACTCCGACTTAAGTTCAAGCAAGAGTGATGAACTGGTGCTGCAGAATCCAGGGGACATTCCTCTACCAGAGGAGATCCATCACGGACATTCGGAGAACCTGTTGGATTCTGGATGCTTATCCCCCACACAGGAGGACTTTTTAGATAAACCAGATCTGTTGTTCCCAAAATATAGAAACAAAAGAGCTTCAGTCTATGCACGGATTGACCCTGAAGACAGCATAAGGGATATAGTTAGCGAGAATGATTTTTATAAGTTTGTACTATTCAAGAAGCATTATGAAAAGTACCTACATCTTTCTCAGAAGTATGAGGAGGCCCGAAACATTGCCTACTACTTAGAAGAGAAGTATCATGAGGTTAAGACTGAGAGGGATGATCTTATACAGCAGAGGGAGGAAATTGCTAAGAGACTTGAGTCCAATGAGTGCCTGCTCAGGGAGAAGGAGGATGATATATTTCTGAATTTAGAGCGGGTGATTTATCTGGAAGAACAATGTGACAAg TTAAGGGCAGAGAAGGAGAAATTACTTGAACACAAAGCCCTTATTGTAAAAGAGCGGGATGAGACATTAAGACTTCTTCAAGAGCAGGCCAAGGAGTCTGAGTACAATAGACGAAGGCTTGAAAGAGCTAGGCAAGAAGTGGTGCATCATTTGACTAAAATTAAGAATGAAAAAGAGCATCTAGAACGTGAG AATGacaaattaaaagaagaacTTGAAGCCGAGCGTAAAGGAATGGTGCGTTATGTGTCTCAAATCCAAAGAAGCCGGACGGATGTCCCTGACCTAGCAGAGCGAAGGGTGGCGATGCTGAAATCACCTGAATATCCAGGATCTACTTTGGCTTCACAATTCCAGAAGGCTGTTGAACATTTAGCGAACTGCAAGCAGAAAAAGTGCTCTGTTTGCGCATATGCCAAGGCGTCGTATAAGAGAATTTCACCCAGTCGCCACAA TCGCAAACTATTTGGCTGTCTCCAGACGCCTTTCTTGGAAATGCGCAATATGATCAAACCCCCCAGGTCGCCGCTGCATCGAGGGGAAGGGGAGAGTTTATCCGAGTGGTTTTGCCCTATTGACAATTCCCCCCCTTCAACTTCAACGG CAGGAGGATATGTGCAGAGCGAATGTTCCTCTCTGAGCCTTCCTTTTGCCGAACTTTCAATTTCATACATGGACGATGTTTCGGACACTTCTTCGGAGTATCTTCGCGACCACAAGGATGAGGATGGCTTCAGTCAAGATCATAGAAACAGCTATAGGG GCTTTGGCAGTGATTCGGGATTCTCTTCGGATGTCTGTGGGGAATATAAGAGCAATGCGACGACTCCCAAGGAAGAAAAGTTTGGTCATCGGGCCATTTTGGATGAGACAGATTGCGCCAAGCTGACGCGCACCAAGTGGACCGCCTCGTTCCGGAAAATCATTCGCAGAATTAAGAAGTAG
- the LOC136411582 gene encoding myosin-8-like isoform X2 — translation MTELIISRGDTFPRALLDTYRSSKNGDFYSDLSSSKSDELVLQNPGDIPLPEEIHHGHSENLLDSGCLSPTQEDFLDKPDLLFPKYRNKRASVYARIDPEDSIRDIVSENDFYKFVLFKKHYEKYLHLSQKYEEARNIAYYLEEKYHEVKTERDDLIQQREEIAKRLESNECLLREKEDDIFLNLERVIYLEEQCDKLRAEKEKLLEHKALIVKERDETLRLLQEQAKESEYNRRRLERARQEVVHHLTKIKNEKEHLERENDKLKEELEAERKGMVRYVSQIQRSRTDVPDLAERRVAMLKSPEYPGSTLASQFQKAVEHLANCKQKKCSVCAYAKASYKRISPSRHNRKLFGCLQTPFLEMRNMIKPPRSPLHRGEGESLSEWFCPIDNSPPSTSTGGYVQSECSSLSLPFAELSISYMDDVSDTSSEYLRDHKDEDGFSQDHRNSYRGFGSDSGFSSDVCGEYKSNATTPKEEKFGHRAILDETDCAKLTRTKWTASFRKIIRRIKK, via the exons ATGACGGAATTGATTATTTCTCGTGGAGACACTTTCCCGAGGGCCCTGCTAGACACCTACCGGTCCAGCAAAAACGGCGACTTTTACTCCGACTTAAGTTCAAGCAAGAGTGATGAACTGGTGCTGCAGAATCCAGGGGACATTCCTCTACCAGAGGAGATCCATCACGGACATTCGGAGAACCTGTTGGATTCTGGATGCTTATCCCCCACACAGGAGGACTTTTTAGATAAACCAGATCTGTTGTTCCCAAAATATAGAAACAAAAGAGCTTCAGTCTATGCACGGATTGACCCTGAAGACAGCATAAGGGATATAGTTAGCGAGAATGATTTTTATAAGTTTGTACTATTCAAGAAGCATTATGAAAAGTACCTACATCTTTCTCAGAAGTATGAGGAGGCCCGAAACATTGCCTACTACTTAGAAGAGAAGTATCATGAGGTTAAGACTGAGAGGGATGATCTTATACAGCAGAGGGAGGAAATTGCTAAGAGACTTGAGTCCAATGAGTGCCTGCTCAGGGAGAAGGAGGATGATATATTTCTGAATTTAGAGCGGGTGATTTATCTGGAAGAACAATGTGACAAg TTAAGGGCAGAGAAGGAGAAATTACTTGAACACAAAGCCCTTATTGTAAAAGAGCGGGATGAGACATTAAGACTTCTTCAAGAGCAGGCCAAGGAGTCTGAGTACAATAGACGAAGGCTTGAAAGAGCTAGGCAAGAAGTGGTGCATCATTTGACTAAAATTAAGAATGAAAAAGAGCATCTAGAACGTGAG AATGacaaattaaaagaagaacTTGAAGCCGAGCGTAAAGGAATGGTGCGTTATGTGTCTCAAATCCAAAGAAGCCGGACGGATGTCCCTGACCTAGCAGAGCGAAGGGTGGCGATGCTGAAATCACCTGAATATCCAGGATCTACTTTGGCTTCACAATTCCAGAAGGCTGTTGAACATTTAGCGAACTGCAAGCAGAAAAAGTGCTCTGTTTGCGCATATGCCAAGGCGTCGTATAAGAGAATTTCACCCAGTCGCCACAA TCGCAAACTATTTGGCTGTCTCCAGACGCCTTTCTTGGAAATGCGCAATATGATCAAACCCCCCAGGTCGCCGCTGCATCGAGGGGAAGGGGAGAGTTTATCCGAGTGGTTTTGCCCTATTGACAATTCCCCCCCTTCAACTTCAACGG GAGGATATGTGCAGAGCGAATGTTCCTCTCTGAGCCTTCCTTTTGCCGAACTTTCAATTTCATACATGGACGATGTTTCGGACACTTCTTCGGAGTATCTTCGCGACCACAAGGATGAGGATGGCTTCAGTCAAGATCATAGAAACAGCTATAGGG GCTTTGGCAGTGATTCGGGATTCTCTTCGGATGTCTGTGGGGAATATAAGAGCAATGCGACGACTCCCAAGGAAGAAAAGTTTGGTCATCGGGCCATTTTGGATGAGACAGATTGCGCCAAGCTGACGCGCACCAAGTGGACCGCCTCGTTCCGGAAAATCATTCGCAGAATTAAGAAGTAG
- the HDAC1 gene encoding histone deacetylase HDAC1 isoform X1 yields the protein MATQPHSRKRVCYYYDSDIGNYYYGQGHPMKPHRIRMTHNLLLNYGLYRKMEIYRPHKATAEEMTKFHSDDYIRFLRSIRPDNMAEYNKQMQRFNVGEDCPVFDGLYEFCQLSAGGSVAAAVKLNKQASEICINWGGGLHHAKKSEASGFCYVNDIVLGILELLKYHQRVLYIDIDVHHGDGVEEAFYTTDRVMTVSFHKYGEYFPGTGDLRDIGAGKGKYYAVNIPLRDGMDDEAYESIFVPIISKVMETFQPSAVVLQCGADSLTGDRLGCFNLTVKGHGKCVEFVKKYNLPFMMVGGGGYTIRNVSRAWTFETSVALGVEIANELPYNDYFEYFGPDFKLHISPSNMANQNTPEYLEKIKTRLFENLRMLPHAPGVQVQAIPEDAINDESDNEDKVDKDERLHQKDVDKRIVPENEFSDSEDEGEGGRRDNRSYKGRKRPRLEKNAETKDVEEKPKEDVKEKSEESSKTSSDDTTTDTG from the exons ATGGCTACACAACCTCATAGCCGCAAACGAGTGTGCTATTATTACGATA gCGATATAGGAAATTACTACTATGGACAAGGGCACCCTATGAAGCCCCACAGAATTCGCATGACCCATAATTTGCTCCTAAACTACGGTCTTTACcgcaaaatggaaatttat AGGCCTCATAAAGCTACTGCCGAGGAAATGACAAAGTTCCACTCCGACGACTACATAAGGTTCTTGAGGTCAATTAGGCCTGACAATATGGCAGAATACAACAAACAAATGCAGCGTTTCAACGTCGGGGAAGATTGCCCTGTGTTTGATGGCTTGTATGAATTCTGCCAGCTTTCTGCAGGGGGCTCAGTAGCTGCAGCTGTTAAGCTCAACAAACAAGCCTCAGAAATATGTATTAATTGGGGCGGAGGCCTACATCATGCCAAAAAATCTGAAGCATCTGGGTTTTGTTATGTTAACGACATTGTCTTGGGGATTTTGGAACTGCTCAAGTATCATCAACGGGTGCTTTACATTGATATTGATGTGCATCATGGAGATGGGGTGGAAGAGGCATTTTACACCACTGATAGGGTCATGACTGTGTCTTTCCATAAATATGGGGAATATTTCCCTG GTACTGGAGATTTAAGGGATATTGGGGCTGGCAAAGGCAAGTATTATGCAGTAAACATTCCTTTGAGGGATGGCATGGATGATGAAGCTTATGAAAGCATTTTTGTGCCTATTATCAGCAAGGTTATGGAGACTTTCCAGCCTAGTGCTGTG GTACTCCAATGTGGGGCTGACTCGTTAACTGGGGATCGCCTGGGATGTTTTAATTTGACTGTTAAAGGACATGGGAAATGTGTGGAATTCGTCAAGAAGTATAATCTTCCTTTTATGAtg gtTGGTGGTGGAGGATACACTATTAGAAACGTCTCCAGAGCTTGGACCTTCGAAACCTCAGTAGCCCTGGGTGTAGAAATTGCCAATGAACTGCCATACAACGATTATTTTGAGTACTTTGGCCCAGATTTCAAGCTGCACATCAGCCCAAGCAACATGGCCAACCAGAACACGCCCGAGTACCTAGAGAAAATCAAAACAAGGCTGTTTGAGAATTTGAGGATGTTGCCTCATGCACCTGGCGTCCAAGTGCAGGCCATTCCTGAAGACGCCATCAACGATGAGAGCGACAACGAGGATAAGGTGGACAAGGACGAAAGACTACATCAGAAAGACGTGGACAAGAGGATTGTACctgaaaatgagttttcaGACAGTGAAGATGAAGGGGAAGGCGGGAGAAGGGACAATAGGAGCTACAAGGGTAGGAAGAGACCCCGTTTAGAGAAGAATGCGGAGACCAAAGACGTTGAGGAGAAGCCAAAGGAGGACGTTAAAGAGAAAA gTGAAGAGAGTTCGAAAACCAGTTCTGACGACACGACCACTGACACTGGATGA